In Schaalia sp. JY-X169, the following are encoded in one genomic region:
- a CDS encoding bifunctional DNA primase/polymerase — protein MTTKDHAVAEGNHGRRLLPAKDRRKDPRAGFMWTKEATNNPETIASWFSDGDINYGVACGLSNLVVIDEDNLGELTRFCEDRGESLPKTRTVRTPHGRHFYFQQPKKRIKCQAPFKKDGYKIDVRGDGGYVIGPGSINTEGQEYVDEGGEIAPLPGFLAEYLTREPELAKAPPVERAPVPNASDDRPGTDWANQTSWESLLAAHGWHVHGDSATRPGKDPREGASATVHDDGGLYVFSTEAGLPTEQPLSKLFVYAHYNHGGDMSAAARHLRTQGYGRSSAADEFNVIMDLPEQLANGSQGKADAATTPEQEHQAKVLARAEQLRVDREAREHLDGEKTAGLEIPQLIRLDHFLAQPDETTPWRVEHVWPEGGRIVLSAQQKTGKTTTVGNTIRALVDGVPLFGEFFTRQADRVALLDLELSPLTLRRWLRDQNIENADRLDILALRGVASQFDILNPSVRTAWAKHIGGADVLVFDCLRPALDALALDENKDAGRFLEALDELALEAGITNVLLVHHMGHTGERSRGDSRILDWPDASWRLLKDQENENDSAAQGNRFFTAHGRDVDVPKRLLDYDPISRHLTIGQTRTAAKTGAALDAVLEYLGSSLPTAKTALVRHLAETTEHSRQALRDAISSGLGQYLIISELGDRGAKILSISEGGRNRLGSLPQVADSLPNSDPSACQIAAPYKGRQGGKVTRDGKEKGSSEPLNRRCNPCGEVYGPLAYNCPKCGEPTTDPEGRSGDEFL, from the coding sequence ATGACCACCAAAGACCACGCCGTAGCAGAGGGCAATCACGGCCGCCGCCTGCTGCCCGCCAAGGACCGCCGCAAAGATCCGCGTGCCGGGTTCATGTGGACCAAGGAAGCCACCAACAACCCCGAGACCATAGCGTCCTGGTTCAGTGACGGCGATATCAACTATGGCGTGGCCTGTGGCCTGTCTAACCTTGTCGTGATCGACGAGGACAATTTAGGAGAGCTCACCCGCTTCTGTGAGGATCGTGGCGAGTCCTTGCCGAAGACGCGCACCGTCCGAACACCCCACGGCCGCCACTTCTATTTTCAGCAGCCAAAGAAGCGCATCAAATGTCAGGCCCCCTTCAAGAAGGACGGCTACAAGATCGACGTGCGCGGCGACGGCGGCTATGTCATCGGCCCCGGATCCATCAACACTGAAGGGCAAGAGTATGTGGACGAGGGAGGCGAAATCGCCCCGCTGCCGGGCTTCCTGGCGGAGTACCTGACCAGAGAACCAGAACTGGCGAAGGCCCCACCAGTGGAGCGCGCGCCTGTTCCCAATGCGTCCGATGATAGACCAGGCACCGACTGGGCCAATCAAACGTCTTGGGAGAGCCTTCTAGCCGCCCACGGCTGGCACGTCCACGGCGACAGCGCCACAAGACCGGGCAAGGATCCCAGGGAGGGCGCTAGCGCCACTGTGCACGATGACGGCGGGCTCTATGTGTTTTCGACTGAAGCAGGACTACCCACAGAGCAGCCCCTGTCCAAGCTCTTTGTCTATGCCCACTACAACCACGGTGGCGACATGAGCGCAGCAGCCAGGCATCTAAGAACGCAGGGATACGGGCGCAGCAGTGCCGCCGACGAGTTCAACGTAATCATGGATCTACCCGAGCAGCTTGCTAATGGCTCACAGGGCAAAGCAGACGCCGCGACCACCCCGGAGCAGGAACACCAGGCGAAAGTCCTCGCCCGCGCTGAACAATTGCGCGTCGACCGGGAAGCCCGCGAACACCTAGACGGAGAAAAAACCGCCGGGCTCGAGATCCCCCAGCTAATCCGACTCGACCACTTCCTAGCCCAGCCGGACGAGACAACACCCTGGAGGGTGGAACACGTGTGGCCCGAAGGTGGCCGCATCGTCCTATCCGCCCAACAGAAGACCGGGAAGACCACCACAGTGGGCAACACCATCAGGGCTCTGGTCGACGGTGTGCCCCTCTTTGGGGAGTTCTTCACCAGGCAAGCCGACCGCGTCGCACTCTTAGATCTGGAGCTCTCACCACTCACGCTACGCCGCTGGCTCAGGGACCAGAACATCGAGAACGCCGACAGGCTCGACATCCTCGCGTTGCGTGGAGTGGCATCCCAGTTCGACATTCTGAACCCCTCAGTGCGCACCGCCTGGGCTAAGCACATAGGCGGTGCAGATGTCCTTGTCTTCGACTGTCTACGCCCAGCACTCGACGCCCTCGCGCTCGATGAAAACAAGGATGCTGGCCGATTCCTCGAAGCCCTCGACGAGCTCGCACTCGAAGCCGGGATAACCAACGTTCTCTTAGTGCACCACATGGGCCACACAGGGGAACGATCGAGAGGCGACAGCCGGATCCTCGACTGGCCGGATGCTTCATGGAGGCTCTTGAAAGACCAGGAAAACGAGAATGACTCAGCCGCCCAAGGTAACAGATTCTTCACCGCTCACGGCCGCGACGTAGACGTCCCAAAGAGGTTGCTGGACTACGATCCGATCTCTCGCCACCTCACTATCGGACAGACCCGGACAGCCGCAAAAACAGGTGCCGCACTCGATGCCGTTCTGGAGTATTTGGGATCCAGTTTGCCGACCGCCAAGACAGCACTAGTGCGGCACCTTGCCGAAACTACAGAGCACAGTCGGCAAGCATTGCGAGACGCTATAAGTTCGGGGCTCGGACAGTATCTAATCATCTCTGAACTGGGGGATCGTGGCGCTAAGATCCTGTCAATCTCGGAAGGCGGCAGGAACAGACTAGGCAGTTTGCCGCAGGTTGCCGACAGCTTGCCAAACTCGGACCCTTCAGCTTGCCAGATTGCCGCCCCCTATAAGGGGCGGCAAGGCGGCAAGGTCACTCGAGACGGTAAAGAAAAGGGATCTTCAGAGCCTCTAAATCGTCGCTGCAATCCATGCGGAGAGGTCTATGGACCCCTCGCCTACAACTGCCCCAAATGTGGAGAACCAACCACCGACCCTGAAGGCCGCAGCGGGGACGAGTTCCTATGA
- a CDS encoding WhiB family transcriptional regulator: MSGRASGSKQAADLARAEAHAQLLEHLAWLEEDGRQIPCRGPRKDLWISDHPASHRQASKACQACPALAHCAAYASEHETHRAGTWAGLKGKTERPPTKTPAPRRNAA, encoded by the coding sequence ATGAGCGGGAGAGCCAGCGGGTCCAAGCAAGCCGCCGACCTCGCCCGCGCCGAAGCACATGCTCAGCTACTCGAGCACCTGGCATGGCTCGAAGAAGACGGCCGCCAAATACCGTGCCGCGGTCCACGCAAAGACCTATGGATCTCTGACCACCCCGCCAGCCACCGGCAAGCCTCTAAAGCTTGCCAAGCCTGTCCAGCTCTCGCACATTGCGCCGCTTATGCCAGTGAGCATGAGACCCACCGGGCGGGCACCTGGGCCGGACTCAAAGGGAAAACCGAACGACCGCCGACAAAGACACCAGCACCGAGGAGGAACGCCGCATGA
- a CDS encoding HD domain-containing protein, with translation MSAIEQLITHWARVLQEADPWRAGESTQHGADHAVNVLILALKLAEALAIEESELETIAQAAVFHDIGLQGQAVAIRHGALGATRYQEFCAQGFVTPYNAKAAQIIRYHSIDDAEGIRAIRANGGTDADVRNYLIVKDANSLDRLRFGDHRLDVSYLRHQEAHALVPFARILNRDLKAARARQVLETIATANDYIASGQRIQWAPLAAQTPRYHWPVLFAEIHEHLSIKDRRLGLAEAYPVRSIQRPPEFWIPIFRSVGRFVVKEDRTIVPMEDNRTARRGQKKSILYRGARDSERSGLSWTPRLIVATQYATHWRVGASLWETRAPQSAILAFFKNSAEAVLDPTGLQINQRPISKAPR, from the coding sequence ATGAGCGCGATTGAGCAACTCATCACTCACTGGGCGCGCGTACTCCAGGAAGCAGATCCCTGGAGAGCCGGGGAAAGCACACAGCATGGGGCCGACCATGCTGTGAACGTCCTGATACTGGCACTTAAGCTAGCCGAAGCGCTGGCAATTGAAGAGAGCGAACTTGAGACAATCGCGCAGGCAGCGGTGTTCCACGACATCGGATTGCAGGGGCAAGCCGTCGCCATTAGACACGGAGCCCTGGGCGCCACCCGATACCAAGAGTTCTGCGCACAAGGATTCGTAACCCCCTACAATGCCAAAGCAGCCCAGATCATCCGCTACCACTCCATCGATGATGCCGAAGGAATCCGCGCCATACGTGCTAACGGCGGTACTGACGCGGATGTCCGCAACTACTTGATCGTCAAAGATGCCAATAGTCTGGATCGTCTTAGGTTTGGCGATCACCGCCTCGACGTTAGCTATCTGAGGCATCAAGAAGCGCATGCACTGGTACCTTTTGCCCGGATACTCAACAGAGATCTAAAGGCAGCTCGAGCGCGCCAAGTTCTCGAGACCATAGCCACGGCGAACGATTACATCGCGTCCGGCCAGCGGATCCAATGGGCGCCACTGGCCGCACAGACGCCCCGCTACCACTGGCCTGTACTTTTCGCTGAGATCCATGAACATCTATCGATCAAAGACCGCCGATTAGGGCTTGCCGAAGCTTATCCAGTTCGCAGTATCCAAAGGCCGCCAGAGTTCTGGATCCCGATATTTCGGTCAGTGGGACGTTTCGTAGTGAAGGAGGACCGGACCATCGTCCCGATGGAAGATAACCGAACAGCTCGCCGCGGCCAAAAGAAAAGCATCCTCTACCGCGGTGCGAGAGACAGCGAGCGGTCGGGACTCTCTTGGACACCGCGCCTAATTGTTGCCACTCAGTACGCGACCCACTGGAGGGTTGGGGCCAGTCTTTGGGAGACGCGAGCTCCGCAGTCCGCAATCCTCGCATTCTTCAAAAACTCCGCTGAAGCTGTCCTAGACCCAACAGGCCTACAGATCAACCAGCGCCCCATAAGCAAAGCCCCTCGATAA
- a CDS encoding type II toxin-antitoxin system death-on-curing family toxin, whose protein sequence is MFRFSADKLAQTATEFNQQLCSLTGEPHFVREPGLLLGAVGRPLETWGGDLLYGSVTLRAAVLTSGIAGSHPFAQGNKRTAWMMGLFFIQGYEWDLENIGPDESERQVLSLIDHSLSEEGYSAWLASHLVKLK, encoded by the coding sequence GTGTTTCGCTTCAGTGCAGACAAGCTTGCCCAAACGGCAACGGAATTCAACCAGCAGTTATGCTCCTTGACCGGCGAACCTCATTTCGTCAGAGAACCTGGGCTCCTGCTGGGAGCGGTGGGTCGCCCCTTAGAGACTTGGGGTGGAGACCTGCTGTATGGCTCTGTGACACTCCGCGCGGCGGTCCTCACCAGTGGCATAGCAGGTTCTCATCCCTTTGCTCAGGGAAATAAACGAACAGCTTGGATGATGGGGCTTTTCTTCATCCAAGGTTACGAGTGGGATCTCGAGAACATTGGTCCGGACGAGTCAGAACGGCAGGTACTGTCACTTATCGATCACAGTCTCTCCGAAGAAGGCTACTCTGCTTGGCTCGCTTCTCACCTCGTGAAGCTCAAGTAA
- a CDS encoding Panacea domain-containing protein, producing MTVTQNTQNGAQNESKLFAAARLIQELDPSAQIMKMQKLLYYVQGWSLALTGDPMIESSPQAYKDGPVYPAVREDMKYCGNRKISNAKTGVLSDQDVEIITTVVDRFRRKGGKELADATHLESPWLEARGDLAVGAHCSREMSLQSMMRYFLSVPSAEAIRIKASVVAPKREPGADFFRRESAKWSDLLERLGA from the coding sequence ATGACTGTCACTCAGAACACCCAAAATGGGGCTCAGAACGAATCCAAGCTCTTCGCTGCTGCGCGACTGATCCAGGAGCTAGACCCCTCTGCTCAAATTATGAAGATGCAGAAGCTGCTCTACTACGTGCAGGGATGGTCGCTGGCGCTGACCGGCGATCCCATGATTGAGTCCTCACCACAAGCATACAAAGATGGCCCGGTGTATCCGGCTGTGCGCGAGGATATGAAGTACTGCGGGAACCGGAAGATTTCTAACGCAAAAACAGGTGTACTGAGCGATCAAGACGTCGAAATCATCACTACCGTCGTCGACCGCTTCCGCCGAAAAGGCGGCAAGGAGTTGGCAGACGCAACTCATTTGGAATCGCCGTGGCTTGAGGCACGCGGGGATTTGGCCGTCGGGGCTCACTGCTCGAGAGAGATGTCTTTGCAAAGCATGATGCGTTACTTCTTGTCGGTTCCTTCAGCTGAAGCTATCCGGATCAAGGCTTCAGTAGTGGCTCCAAAACGAGAGCCTGGTGCTGATTTTTTCCGACGCGAGTCCGCGAAATGGAGTGATCTTCTCGAGCGTCTAGGGGCTTGA
- a CDS encoding ROK family transcriptional regulator, translating to MQRSTYEPSAASAKGTSPQVATGDNEGASPQVATDAMATAQSPRVLPDSWRVSFSTGKTKSLPAEARTRNLALVLQTIYADGPLSRADLARATHLTKVTISDLVARLMGDGLVQEVGADQYLRPGKPAVLLDLVKDAFAVGCLDLSDGNTFKAALFDLNFTELKRISVSRVGKRGTDALEAALDLATELVKASTLPVIGLGVGSPGVVSADGMVRTSMSLGWTDIPLASLIEERTGIPTIVENDANAATIAESAARQDNEDLLFVSVWSGIGAGLVLDGGLLRGQSFASGEIGRLTVGPGDTSLEEWISLPALDHRLGESEDADAVFTAAGEHLAVALAPIVAMLNLTTVVLNGPDDIVTGPFIEATNQSLRARTMSFSNEGLQVAPSQLGTDVVLLGCAWLALNRFLENHNNR from the coding sequence ATGCAGCGAAGCACATACGAGCCCTCAGCGGCCAGCGCCAAGGGAACATCCCCGCAGGTCGCAACTGGCGACAACGAGGGGGCATCCCCGCAAGTCGCAACCGATGCCATGGCAACAGCGCAGTCCCCCCGGGTCCTTCCCGACTCCTGGCGCGTTTCCTTCTCCACTGGCAAGACCAAGTCCCTCCCAGCCGAGGCCAGAACCCGCAACCTCGCGCTTGTTCTGCAAACCATTTACGCCGATGGTCCCCTCAGCCGGGCAGACCTAGCCCGCGCCACCCACCTCACCAAGGTGACGATCTCAGACCTGGTAGCGCGGCTGATGGGCGACGGCCTCGTCCAGGAGGTCGGCGCGGACCAATACCTCCGCCCAGGCAAGCCCGCGGTCCTCCTCGACCTCGTCAAAGACGCATTCGCTGTCGGCTGCCTCGACCTCTCAGACGGCAACACCTTCAAAGCCGCGCTCTTCGACCTCAACTTTACAGAGCTCAAGCGCATTTCCGTTTCCCGGGTTGGCAAGCGTGGCACCGACGCCCTTGAGGCCGCCCTCGATCTGGCCACAGAACTGGTGAAAGCCTCAACTCTGCCGGTGATTGGACTCGGGGTTGGCAGCCCCGGCGTGGTTAGCGCCGACGGGATGGTGCGCACATCGATGAGCCTGGGTTGGACCGACATTCCACTGGCCTCCCTCATTGAAGAACGCACGGGCATCCCCACCATCGTTGAGAATGACGCAAATGCCGCAACCATCGCGGAAAGCGCGGCGCGGCAAGATAACGAAGACCTGCTGTTCGTCTCGGTTTGGTCGGGCATTGGGGCCGGCCTCGTCCTCGACGGCGGGCTTCTGCGGGGCCAGAGTTTCGCCTCGGGCGAGATTGGGCGTCTCACAGTCGGCCCTGGTGACACCTCACTGGAGGAATGGATTTCCCTTCCCGCCCTCGACCACCGCCTCGGTGAGTCCGAGGACGCAGACGCGGTCTTCACAGCTGCGGGCGAACACCTCGCAGTCGCCCTCGCCCCAATAGTCGCCATGCTGAACCTGACCACGGTGGTCCTCAACGGGCCAGATGACATAGTCACCGGCCCCTTTATAGAAGCCACCAACCAGAGCCTTCGAGCACGAACCATGAGCTTCTCGAACGAAGGTCTCCAGGTCGCCCCCTCCCAACTTGGCACCGACGTGGTGCTGCTGGGGTGTGCATGGCTGGCCCTCAACCGATTCCTCGAAAACCACAACAACCGCTAG
- a CDS encoding extracellular solute-binding protein, whose translation MKRRALGLVAAGVAAMTALAACGGTPAETPSSSTDSGSESSDSAGKEITLWLIGGDTPDELRDYLKSEFNTATGATLTIEEQGWGDIITKLTAAMPDPANTPDVTEIGNTQSPTFTNVGAFLDITDMYEELGGSDLLQSFVDVGKVGDQNFTLPYYFGSRYMFYRKDIWAAAGQEVPTTLDEFNKAVVAITEANPNNITDFSGFFLGGQDWRDGISWIFANDGNIAVDEGGTWKATLDSPETLKGLEQLQDLYRNASRAPNDMKDANQYQFINDTDEVKDGDGNTTDTITVAAATIMAPGWAHWSIGDLVENDEGEMVREWNDDVFGTFVLPGNDGKPAPVFAGGSNIGISAQTQEPELAKELMKIIFSEEYQTMLGQNGLGPGNSKFVDSLGDDQFAQALIASASNSKLTPAAPGWAAVESANVMEEFFSKIRDAEDLNALALEYNEKLDALLNE comes from the coding sequence ATGAAACGCAGGGCCCTAGGTCTAGTGGCTGCGGGTGTCGCCGCCATGACCGCGCTAGCAGCCTGTGGGGGGACCCCCGCAGAAACCCCGTCGAGCAGTACGGATTCTGGCAGCGAAAGCTCCGATAGCGCCGGGAAGGAAATCACCCTGTGGCTGATCGGCGGGGACACTCCCGATGAGCTGCGGGACTACCTCAAGAGTGAGTTCAACACTGCCACTGGAGCAACGCTGACCATCGAGGAGCAGGGCTGGGGTGACATCATCACCAAGTTGACGGCAGCCATGCCCGACCCGGCCAACACTCCGGACGTCACCGAAATCGGCAACACACAGTCGCCAACTTTTACCAATGTCGGTGCGTTCCTAGACATCACCGATATGTATGAGGAGCTCGGTGGCTCCGACCTTCTCCAGTCCTTCGTCGATGTCGGCAAGGTCGGCGACCAGAACTTCACACTCCCCTACTACTTCGGTTCGCGCTACATGTTCTACCGCAAGGACATCTGGGCAGCCGCAGGCCAGGAGGTGCCAACAACACTTGACGAGTTCAACAAGGCGGTAGTTGCCATCACAGAGGCGAACCCGAACAACATCACTGATTTCTCAGGATTCTTCCTGGGCGGCCAGGACTGGCGTGACGGGATCTCCTGGATCTTTGCTAATGACGGCAACATTGCAGTGGACGAGGGCGGAACGTGGAAGGCAACGCTGGACAGCCCTGAAACACTGAAGGGCTTGGAGCAGCTCCAGGACCTCTACCGCAATGCGTCGCGAGCACCCAACGACATGAAGGATGCCAACCAGTACCAGTTCATCAATGACACTGATGAGGTCAAGGATGGCGACGGCAATACCACCGACACCATCACTGTCGCAGCAGCAACGATCATGGCTCCGGGATGGGCACACTGGTCCATCGGCGACCTCGTCGAAAATGACGAGGGCGAAATGGTTCGCGAATGGAACGACGACGTCTTTGGCACCTTCGTTCTACCGGGCAACGATGGCAAACCTGCCCCGGTTTTCGCGGGTGGTTCCAACATTGGCATTTCGGCTCAAACTCAGGAGCCAGAACTTGCTAAAGAACTCATGAAGATCATCTTCTCTGAGGAGTACCAGACCATGCTGGGCCAGAACGGCCTCGGCCCTGGCAACAGCAAGTTCGTTGATTCCCTCGGTGACGACCAGTTCGCCCAGGCCCTCATCGCCTCGGCTTCCAACTCGAAGCTCACCCCCGCAGCCCCGGGTTGGGCAGCAGTTGAGTCAGCCAACGTGATGGAGGAGTTCTTCTCAAAGATTCGCGATGCAGAGGACCTGAACGCCCTCGCCCTCGAATACAACGAGAAGCTTGACGCCCTTCTCAACGAGTAG